In Pseudosulfitobacter pseudonitzschiae, the sequence AAAGAACACCAGCAGCAGAAACACCACGTCGATCATCGGCGTGAGGCTTGGCCTGCGGGCGGGCCGTATGGAGCCAAAGCTGAACATCAGGGTGCCTTTGGTCCTCGGGTAAAGACGCGGGTGGCGGCGGTTTCCATGTCACCCTGAAGCCGTGCGGCGATGCTTTCGAACCATGTCAGTGCCACCCCTGCGGGGATCGCTACGGCCATCCCTGCGGCGGTGGTCAGCAGCGCCTCCCAGATGCCACCGGCAAGGGCTGCGGGATCGGCGCGGCTGCCTGCCTCTTGCAGCGCCTGAAACGCGTCGATCATGCCCACAACGGTGCCCAGCAGCCCCAGCAGCGGCGCGGTGGTGGCAATCAGTTCCAGCGCCCGCAGACCGCTTCGGGTTCGGGTCAGGTCAATGCGGGCATGGGCTGTGGTTTCCTCGCGGGCTTGCGCCTCGGTCAATGCCGGATCGTGACGTGCGGTCATCGCGGCCAGCGCCATACGGGCGCGGATGGATCGCCTGCCTTGCAACTTGGCGCGCGCCGCATCCACATCGCCCTGTGCCCAGTTCTCCAATGCCGCAGTTGTGGCCGCACCCGACCACGCACCCAACCGCGCCAGTTGCCACAGTTTCCACAAAATCAGCGCCATCGTCAGCACCGACAGCGCCGCAATCAGCCACAG encodes:
- a CDS encoding MotA/TolQ/ExbB proton channel family protein, which gives rise to MILPPSLIAFLERGGPVLWLIAALSVLTMALILWKLWQLARLGAWSGAATTAALENWAQGDVDAARAKLQGRRSIRARMALAAMTARHDPALTEAQAREETTAHARIDLTRTRSGLRALELIATTAPLLGLLGTVVGMIDAFQALQEAGSRADPAALAGGIWEALLTTAAGMAVAIPAGVALTWFESIAARLQGDMETAATRVFTRGPKAP